GGGTATAGCCCGTACATTGCCAGCCCCACACGCACCCGGTCGTAGTGCAGTGCCGAGTCTGCCAGCGTTGCCGCCGAATTTGCTAGGTGCAGCTTCGGTGGATTCACCCCTGCCTGCCGCATTTGGGCGATCGCCGCTTCAAACCGTCGCTGCTGGAGCCGCATCACGGTTTCATCGGGTTCATCCGCCGTCGCCAGATGAGAATAGGCGCTGGCAATGTGCAAGTGCGGCAACCCCTGCACTAGTTGCCCAAACGCCGCCGCGTCTTGCCAGGGCGCACCCAGCCGAGACATCCCCGTATCCAGCTTCAGATGAACCGGAAGCGGCTGCCGCAGGGTTAGCTTGCCTGCCGTTTCCGAAAAAACCAGCGCTTGCCGGGGGGTGCAGAGCGTCGGCTGGAGCCGCCAGCGGGCGATCGCCTGCACCTGCTCTGCTGTATTCGTCGCGCCCAGCAGCAGAATCGGAGCCTGAATGCCGGCCTCGCGTAGCTCAATGCCTTCGGGAATCGTCGCCACGCCCAGCCAAGTCGCCCCAGCTTGTAAAGCAGACTGGGCGATCGCCACGGCCCCATGCCCATAGGCATCCGCCTTTACCACCGCCATCAGTTCCGTCCCTGCTGCCAGCCGCATCTGCAACTGCTGGACATTGTGGGCCAGCGCCGATAGGTCAATCTCCACCCAGGCCCGCTCCCGCTGCATCGGGATCAGGCTTGGCGTGTGTTCCCAGCTCAACATACCCCACTCCTCACACACTCTCTGGTCAAGTGCTAACTATGCTAGTATGCGTGTTAACATCCTTTAAACCTTTTTATAAATCCAGCCATCAATGGGCAAGGTTCTGGTTCTCAACGCCTCGTATGAACCGCTCAACATTACTAGTTGGCGACGGGCAGTGATCCTGCTGATTAAGGGAAAGGCGGAGCAAGTCGAGCATAACGGCAAGCTTGTGTATGACAAATTTCCCCTGCCGACGGTGATTCGGTTGCGCCACTACGTCCGCGTTCCCTACAAAGAAATTCCGCTGACTCGCCGCAATATCCTCCACCGAGACAGCCATTCCTGCCAATACTGCGGCTATACGGGCGACGAGCTAACGCTGGATCACGTCTTGCCCCGATCGCGCGGGGGCGAAGACACCTGGGAAAACATTGTGACCGCCTGCGTCCGCTGCAACGTTAAAAAAGGAAGCCGCACGCCCAAAGAAGCCAACATGATTTTACGCCGTCCACCCCATCGCCCCCATAGCGGGCTATATTTTGAAGTCACCAAGCACATAAAAAGCGGTGTGCATCAAGAGTGGCAGAAGTATGTCATCGGCATATGACCCCTGTGCGGCGATCGCACGGGGGTTTTTGCTTGGGCGATCGCCCAACTCCCTTTCCACAAGGGTTTTCGGTTCTGGGGCTACGTCTGGCGAAGGGTCGGGAAACTGGCCCCTGGGTGGACTGCGAAGCGCTGTTTTTTTGTCATGATCGCAGTAGGGGAATGCAGCGAACCTCGACTTGGACGCAAAACGCCTTGAAATTGCTAGACAAAGCGGGTTTGGCAGAGCGCACAGTTTAGAGGGCTGTGTGGAACGGGGACTGTAAAAAGAAAAAGGATTGATGAGCGATCGCCCACTCGGTTGACTGGGGATGCTGCCCTCCCCTACGGTGGATTTAAGCTTTGCAAGTGATCGTTGCACCCCGTGAATGCAACTCGTAAACGCAACCCGTGAACGCAACGCAGTAGAAGCAGCCTATAAGCAACCTAGAAGCAGCCTGTAAGCGCAACGTGCAAGCGTAACTTAGTATCCGTTTTTGACATCAATTTCCAACGCTATGCAATTGAATTCAGTTCCTTCTCTAGATGTACTGCCGACGGATATAGGGTCTGGTTCGGTTGCCCTTGGTGCGGGCGATCGCCCCCCCGCAGACGGCGACGACCCCTTTCAACGGCGAGCCGACTGGACGCTTTCGACCCCCCAAGGACGACGGCTAACGGAGCAAAAGACTGCCGCTTTGCGACAGTTGTTGGAACAGCATCGGGGCGATCGCCAACTGATCATTCTGCAAGACTTTCCCGACCCCGATGCCCTCTCTAGCGCCTGGGTCTACAAGCTAATCGCTGACCAATTCAACATTCGCTGCGATATTGTCTACGCAGGCACCCTCAGCCACCAGGAAAACATTGCCTTGGTGCGGCTGACGGGGCTGCCGGTGCAGCGCTGGAGCTATCAAGCCGCTAAGGAAAAAGACCTGTCCGTCTATGGTGGCGCGGTGTTTGTCGATAACCAAGGCACGACCACCCAGCTGCTGTCGCTGATCGAGCAACTCAAGATTCCCGTGGCGGTTGTCATTGACCACCACAGCTTGCAGGGCGATCTGCACGCCGAATTTTCCGACATTCGCCCCCAAAGCCGCGCCACAGCCACCATCCTGACGCAATATATCCAGGCAGGCATGGTGCGGCTAGACAGCAGCAACAATGAGCATGTGAAGTGTGCCACGGCGCTGATGCACGGGCTACGCTGCGATACCAATCGGCTGATGCAGGCTCAAGAAGAAGACTTTCTGGCGGCCGCCTACCTCAGCCGCTACGCCGACGCACAACTGCTCAACGCAGTGCTGCAATCCTCTCGCTCAAAGCGGGTGATGGATGTAATCGAGCGATCGCTCCGCAACCGCATTATTCGCAACAACTTCTCTATCGCCGGGGTCGGCTATCTGCGCTACGACGACCGGGATGCCATTCCCCAAGCAGCCGATTTTCTGGTTACAGAAGAAAACGTCCACACGGCCGTAGTCTATGGCATCGTCCACGATGAAGACGAAGACTTGGAAATCGTCATCGGCTCCCTGCGAACCAACAAGCTGACCCTCGACCCCGATGAATTCATCAAAGAAGCCTTCGGGCAAGATGCTCAGGGACGATACTTTGGCGGCGGGCGATCGATGGCAGGTGGCTTCGAGATTCCGATGGGCTTTCTCTCTGGTTTCAACGAAAATAGCGACTACACCCGCCTCAAATGGGAAGTGTTTGACTCTCAACTCAAGCAAAAACTGCTGCGGCTGGTCAACCCCGAAGACGAAGTGATTCGCACCTCATAGGTACCCCATAGCTTAGCTATGGGTCTGTCCCTGAGAGCTTAAGTTTTCATGCAGAGGGCTGGCGAGGGCGATCGCCTCCGGCCCCTATGCACCAACAGATTCTGGAACTGCCCTGAATTAGGCACCAGGGCAGACCTGGAGTATGCTTGACTCATCCTTCTCCCAAATCTTTGCGGTACTGGGTCTGGGTCTCGTTTCCGCCCGCGTTCAGCCATACCCGCCAGATCTCAACGCTCAGGACTAGACTATGGCAGCTAAACCCTCCAGTTCTAACGCCAAGCAGGCCCAAAACAAACAGGTTCATAACAAAATAGAGCAGTTCACCTCCGAGGCGCTCTCCAAAGCCTTTTTCATAGACGGGTTAACCGACGAAGAAGAAGACGATAACCCCTACCTAGAATATTCCTACCATGAGCCGGGTGCCCTGCCAGGAACGCTCACCATTGAGGACGACGCGCCGCCCCCCGTCATTACCCTGATTGACTATTGCGAAGACAGTGCAACTCGGATTCCTATCAACGAGCCGGAAGAAGCCATTCCCTACCTGGATGCCGAGTCGGTTTCCTGGGTAGATGTCAAAGGCCTCGGCAGCGAAGACGTACTCAAGCGCTTGGGCAATATTTTTAACCTGCATCCACTGGTTCTAGAAGATATCGTCAACGTGCCCCAGCGCCCAAAAGTCGAAGAATACGGCGACCAACTGCTGCTCATCACCCGCATGGTGACGCTGAAGGACAGCGGCCGCGGCTTTTTCACCGAGCAGGTAAGCTTTATTCTGGGAAAAAACTATCTGCTGACGGTGCAAGAAGAACCCGAATACGACTCCTTTGGGCCCGTGCGCGAGCGCATTCGCTTGGGCAAAGGCACAATTCGCAGCCGTGGAGCCGACTATTTGGCCTACTGTTTGCTCGACTCGATTGTGGACGGCTTCTTTCCGGTACTAGAAACCTACGGCGAGGAGCTAGAGGAACTGGAAGATGAAGTGGTAGCGAAGCCTGTCCGCACCACTCTCGAAAAAATCCACACCATCAAGCGAGAACTGCTCAACCTGCGGCGATCGATCTGGCCAATGCGGGATGCCATCAGCGCCCTCATCCGCGATGGCGAAGACCTGCTTCAGGACGAAGCGCGGATGTATCTGCGGGACTGCTACGACCACGCGGTGCAGGTGCTGGACATGGTAGAAACCTACCGGGAGGTGGCTTCTAGCCTGATGGATGTCTATGTCTCCTCTGTGGGCAACCGCATGAACGAGTTGATGAAGCAGCTCACGCTGATTTCCTCCATCTTCATCCCGCTGACGTTTATTGCCGGAGTCTATGGCATGAACTTCAACCCCGATGCATCCCCCTGGAATATGCCTGAACTGAACTGGTATTGGGGCTATCCATTGTGTTGGGCAGTGATGCTGCTGACTTCGGCAGGGCTGCTGTTTTATTTTTGGAAGCGCGGCTGGTTTGAAAATTATTCGGGAATTCGGGAAGACTAGCGCTGAATTGGTTCATGCGTTTATCCGTCTGGTTGAACTGCTGGGCAAACGGTTTACAATCTCTGCGTGTCCAGTTCTTCGAGCTAGAGGCTCTCCACAGACTTTGTAGATTTGCTTTGTAGATTGGAAACGTAGATTTGCCTTGTAGATTGAAAATATGGATTTGAAATCGCTGATTCGCGACATTCCCGATTTCCCTCAGCCGGGGATCTTGTTTCGAGATATTACAACCCTGCTGCGCGATCCTGAAGGACTGCGCTATACGATTGACAGCATGGCCGAACGTTGCACCGATCTGTCGGTAGATTACATCATCGGCATGGAGTCTCGCGGGTTTATCTTTGGTGCGCCGCTGGCCTACAAGCTGGATGCAGGATTTATCCCCGTTCGCAAGCCAGGAAAGCTACCTGCTCCGGTTCACAGTGTTGAATATGAGCTGGAGTATGGCACTGACAAGCTGGAGATTCACCGCGACGCAGCGGAACCGCCTGCCCGGATCTTGATTGTGGATGACGTGATTGCGACGGGGGGCACGGCCGCTGCAACGGCTAAGCTGGTGGAGCAAACGGGCTGTGAACTGGCGGGGTTTGGGTTCATTATTGAACTGACAGGACTAGAGGGGCGCAAGAAGCTGCCGGACGTTCCAGTTGTTACCCTGGTGGAATACTAGGCGGTTTCAGCTCAGATTGGGTAGGGCGGCTATGACTTCTCGTGAGACAGCTTCAGCACAGCAGCGATTTTTGGACGGACTGGTTCAGGTTCAACGGTTTTTGGCCAGTGAAACTGTGGGCTATGTGGTGAAACGGCTGCTGCAAGGGGCGCTGACGCTGCTGCTGGCTTCGGCGCTGAGCTTTTTCATCATTCAGCTTGCGCCAGGGGATTATCTGGACACACTGCGCCAGAATCCGCAGATTTCGGAAGACACGCTGAATGCCTTTCGGGAACAGTTTGGGCTAGACAGATCGCCGATCGAGCAATATTTTCTTTGGTTGCGGCAGATTTTCACGCGCGGCAACTTTGGCGTGAGCTTTATTTATTCTCAGCGTCCGGTGACCTCGCTGCTATGGGAGCGAATTCCGGCAACGCTGCTGCTGTCGATCGCCTCTTTGGTGATTACCTGGGCGATCGCCCTTCCCCTGGGCATCATCGGCGCGGTCAACCAGAACAAGCTAATCGACCGCATCTTTCGCGTGATCAGCTACATCGGTCAGGGGATGCCCGCGCTGATTATGGGGCTGCTGCTGCTGTTTTTGGCGCAGCAACTCTCACCGCTGGTGCCCGTGGGCGGCATGACTAGCATCAACCACGCCGATCTGACCCCAATTGGCAAGGTGCTGGATATCGGCTGGCACATGATTTTCCCGACGCTGGCGCTGAGCCTAGTCGGGTTTGCTGGCCTCCAGCGGATCACGCGGGGCGAGCTGCTGGACGTGCTGCGGCAGGATTATATTCAAACCGCCCGCGCCAAGGGACTGCCAGAGAATCGCGTCATCTACGTCCACGCGCTGCGAAATGCCCTAAACCCGCTGGTGACGCTGCTGGGCTTCGAGTTTGCCAGCCTGCTGGGCGGCTCCTTCATTGTGGAGAACTTCTTTAATTGGCCAGGGCTGGGGCGGCTGGTGCTGGAGGCGATTACGGCGCAGGATTTGTATCTGGTGATGGCTAGCCTGATGATGGGCGCGGCGATGCTGATCATTGGCAATTTGCTGGCCGACCTGCTGCTGAAGGCGGTTGATCCCCGGATTAAGCTGAGCAGTATTCAGTAGTGGGGGGCTAGCCTGTGGGTGTCAGCAGTTTTTCGGCCAGTTGCCCAATCTCCTCGCGCAGGGTGAGCGGTTCCAGCCAGCGGGCCGGAATGCCCGACTCGCCATAGAATGCACCTGCGACCTGGCCGCAGATGGCGGCGGTAGTGTCCGCATCGTCGCCCAGATTCGCCGCGGCGAGAATCGCCTGCTCGTAAGTCTCCGTTGTCCAAAAGCACCAGAGGGCGGCTTCCAGGCTTTGAATCACATAACCCGTGCCGTGGATCTGGTCGAGGAGTTTGTGTCGATAGCTGCCCTGGGCGATCGCCCTTACCGCCTCTTCCGCAAACGATGCCGGGTCGCTTTGCAGCAGGATTTCGGCTTTGCTGGCTCCTGCCAGTGCCCGACGCAGAATCTCGCCAAACAGTTGGGAGGTTTCTACGCATTCCGCTGCGCCGTGGGTGGTGCGGGCACTCTCGCCAGAAAAATGCCGCGTGCGATCGCCATCGGGAAAGTAAAAAATTGGCACTGGAGCCAGCCGCATCAGGCAGCCATTCCCCGCCGCTCTGGGATGCGTCGAGCCGCTAAAGGGGTTGCCAGAGGCTTTGTAAGCCTGCAATGCCTGTTGGGTCGTGTTGCCAATATCAAAACAGACCCCAGTGCTGCTGAGATAGCCCCGCTCGAACCAGGCCCGGTAGCGCTCCATCTGGTCGGCCGCGTCGAACGTGTCCCGTTCCACTAGGCTGGTCGCAAGGCAAAGCGCCATTGAGGTTTCGTCGGTTCACTGGCCCTTTGCCAGCCGGAACGGGCCGCCGCCCACCATGTCGATGACTGGCGGAAAAGAGCCACGCGGCTGAAACTCGACCGTGGTGCCGACTGCATCCCCCACAGCCAGCCCTAGCAGACAGCCCCGCGCACGTTCCAGGAGAGAAATTGACATTCTAAATTGACACTCTAACAAGCCAGACTAACCGGCTCAGAGGCGATCTGGGTCAAAAAGAGGAGACAACGTGAGATTCAGAGAGCCTAGTAGAAATGAGCCTAGTAGAAATCGACCTCTGGTTCGGGCTGCGGCTCAACGAAGCTGGAGGGGTCGTAAAGATAGCGAGTGGCTTCTTCTTCGAGCTGGTGAATCAGGTAAGGTTCGACGACGTTCGTATGCCGAAGGGCGGCCAGATATCCATCGAGGTATAGGCGCAGTTCGTCGAAGCGATAGCCCCGATGCCACTGCTCATTCAGCGCGTCGGTCAGGCGCTGATAGAACCGGATAATTTGTGCGTCCTGAAGCATGGAGAGGTGGTGCAATGCTATGCCCTATTTTACCTCGAAGACAGGGGTGACTAGGGGCGATCGCCCGATTCTGTCCAGACCGATAAGCATTCTGAATACCGAGTTTCTAGCAATGTTAAGACTTACGCAGTTGGACAATTTCTCGCGGGCGCAGCCCGCGAGAAATTGTCCAAAACCTGGGAAGCCTATCGCAAGTGCGTAAGTCCTGAATGTTTCCGATGTTTCTAACAGCGTTTCCTAAGGCATGTTTTAATACCCTTCGATCCCCCCTAGCCCCCCTTAAAAAAGGGGGGAACCGAGCCGAACCACTCCGGAAGTCCCCCTTAATCCCCCTAAGTCCCCCTTAATAAGGGGGATTTAGGGGGATCGACTCAAGGCAATCAACGACCTAGAAAGTTTTAAGACACTGCCTAATATCCCACAGCCACGCCAGCCCAATTCCCACAAACGGCCCATTTGTCAAGGCTTGAGTCGCCTAGCCCGTAGCAGTGGTTACAAAACCTTGACAAGCGCTCTGTTAGCTTTAGAAACAATCCGTATCATCAGCTAAGTCGTAGCTGGGCATTGTGAGCGCTGTCTGCATTCAAATTGTCGAGGGAAATCCCCATTTGCGATCGCTTCTCGGGTGGCACCTCCAGCAGGTCGGCTATTCGGTCTATCAATCTGCCAGCTTGCAGCAGGCCAAAGATGTCTACTTAAACCGCAAGCCCCAGCTTGTGGTGCTTGATTCAGATTTGTCCGACGGAAGCGGGCTGGAGTTTTGTCGATGGCTGCGTCAGCAGAGCCAGCCGTTTGTGTTGATTCTCTCGGCCCGCAGCACCGAGTCCGATATTGTAGCTGGCCTGCGAGCAGGCGCAGACGACTACCTCACTAAGCCCTTTGGGATGCAGGAGTTCCTGGCGCGGGTAGAAGCGCTGACCCGTCGCAGTCGCCCCATGGTTGCCCCGGCCATTCTGGACTATGGCGATTTGAAAATTGACCTAGTGCAGCGCCGCGTCCATCTGAAGCACGAGCTCATTGACCTGACTCCGCAAGAATTTAGCCTGCTCTATGTGCTGGCGCAGGCGGGTGGTTTGCCCCTCAGCCGTTCGGAACTGCTCCGCAAAGCTTGGCCCGATGCGATTGACAATCACCGCACCGTGGATACGCACGTCCTTTCGCTGCGGAAAAAAATTGAGGTCGATCCGCGCCAGCCCAATTTAATCCAAACTGTTCGGAATGTCGGCTATCGCTTTAACACCGAGGTTGCCGGGCCCGGTCTGGTCGCTGCGTCCAACCCCAACCCAAACCACAATCATCGGGCCGCGATGCATTCCTTGTCCTAAACCCAAACCATAGCCCAAACTTTAGGGTTTGCTTTCACCTGCTTTCATTTCATCTGCTTTCATTACGGCGGAAAAGCCGGGGGTTGCGGTATGCTGCTGCTAGCTGCGCTCGTCTGCTGTTGCTATGGGTTTCGGGTTTTTCTTAGGGAGTTCTAGCGTTCAGCCGCCGCTGCGAGGGAATGGACTGCTCGTAGGGCTGCAAGTCGGGCTGCGAGTTTTGGCGCAGTGGCTCGGCAGAATGTTGAATAGCAGAATGTTGAATAGCATGTTGAACGGACGAAGGGCGATCGCCCTTCCCGTTTTGTGCCTGCTGCTGTTGGGAATCACGGGCTGCACGCTGCCCCGCGTCAATGCCGAGGAGCGGCTGTTTTTGCCGCTAGCGGTGGATTTTCTGGGGGAATATCGGCTGCCACCGCAGGAGTTTGAAGGTGCGCCCGTGGGCGGTTTGTCGGGGCTGACCTACGACCGTCAGCGCGATCGCCTCTATGCCCTGTCAGACGACCGCAGCAACTTCGGCCCCGCCCGACTCTACACACTCCATCTCACGCTAGATCAGTCTGACCCAGCAAATCCCCGCATCGGCTCCGTTGAGGTGGAATCTGTCACGCCGCTGCTAGATGAAGACGGCCAGCCCTTTGCAGCGGGAACGGTCGATCCAGAGGCGATCGCCCTCACGCCCCGCCAAACCGTCTACATCGCCAGCGAGGGCATTCCCAGCCAGAACATTCCCCCCTTCATCGACGAGTTCGACCTGGAAACCGGCCGCCGAAAATCTCGTCTGAAACTTCCAGAGCGCTACTTGCCCGCCGCCGATGCCTCGCCCAGGGGAGTTCAGGAAAACCTGGGTTTTGAATCTCTCACCCCCGACCCCAGCGCCCTGGGCACAGCGGGCTATCTGGAACCCTTTCGCCTGTTTGCCGCCACCGAGTCTTCGCTGCTCCAAGATTTGGACGCTGGCCCGCCGGGGGAGTTGCCGCCCCTGCGCCTGCTGCACTACCTCATCGGCGAAGACCAGGCAACGCTCTTGGCAGAACATCTCTATTACCGAGACGCGCTGCCGCCAGAGCAGGGCGAACCTGGACTGACGGAACTCCTAGCGATCGACGCAGGCGGTCAGTTCCTCAGCCTAGAGCGGGCCTTTACCCCACAAACGGGCGTGACCGCGCAACTCTTCCAGATGGTGATGGGCAATGCCACCGACACCTCTGGGATGCCCCAACTCCAGGGCGACCTGAGCAGCATCCAGCCCGTCCGCAAACGCCGCCTGCTCAACCTAGGCGACCTGGGCATTCGGTTAGATAACCTAGAAGCCATGACCCTCGGTCCCCGCCTGCCGGACGGCTCCGCGACCCTGCTGCTGGTCAGCGACGACAACTTTAACCCACTCCAGGTGACGCAGTTTTTGCTATTTCGCCTGCGGTAAAGAGCAGGCTTGAGCAAAAGGATCTTGGATCACAAGAGCAAGCCAAGGACGCTATCCATCCAAAATCCAAAACCCAAAATCTAAAATCCCAAGCCGTCCCCTGCCAAGATCAACTCCATCCATCCAAAATCCAAAATCCCAAGCCGTCTCCTTCCGAAATCAACCCCGCAATCAGTGTATTTATAATGTTGAACTTGTTGAAATAAACTCCCCGTTCCCGACTCTTTCACCCCCCGCTCTTGAACATGCAACCTCCCCTGTCCGCTGGAACCGTTTTGCAAAATCGCTATCGCCTGGTCAAGCTGCTTGGCCAGGGCGGGTTTGGGCGCACGTATCTGGCAGAAGACTTGGGGCGGTTTAGCGAGCGGTGTGCGCTGAAGGAGTTTATTCCCTCGCAGTCGGGGGACTATGCGCTGGAAAAGTCGAAGGAATTGTTTCAGCGAGAGGCGGCAATCCTGTATCAAATTCAGCACCCGCAAATTCCTCAGTTTCGCGCCACGTTTGAAGAAAATCAGCGTTTGTTTCTGGCGCAGGATTATGTAGAAGGCAAGTCCTACCGCGATTTGCTGACGGAGCGCAAGCTGAGCGGGCAGGCGTTTTCGGAGCCGGAGGTGGTGCAACTGCTGCGGCAACTGCTGCCTGTGTTGGCCCATATCCATGCCCGTGGCATTATTCACCGCGACATTGCTCCAGATAACATCATGCTGCGGCAGGCCGATCAGCTTCCGGTGCTGATTGACTTTGGCGTGGTGAAAGAAATTGCCACGCGGCTGCAAACGGCGACCCAATCCACGACCGTCGGCAAGCTGGGCTATGCGCCGAGCGAGCAAATGCAGACGGGACGCGCCTATCCCAACAGCGACCTCTACGCGCTGGCGGTGACGGCGGTGGTGCTGCTGACGGGGCGAGAGCCGCAGGAACTCTACGATGATATGAACCTAACCTGGCACTGGCAGCGCTACGCCAACGTCAGCCCCGGACTGGCGCAGGTGTTGAACAAGATGCTGAGCTATCGGCCGGGCGATCGCTATCAATCGGTAGCCGAAGTGGCCCAGGCGCTCCAGGCAGTGACCAATGCGGCGACCTATCCCGCAACGCAGCCGCCCACCTACCAGCCGCCTGGCTACCAGCCGCCCACCTATCCCCAGCCCGGCTATCCCCAAGGGGGCTATCCGCAGCCGGGCTATTCGCAACCGGGCTATCCGGCCGCGCACCCGTCCCAAACGCCCCAGCCCGTCGCCAGCCCGCCGCCCGACCCCCTTTCGCAGATGCAGACGGTGGCCGTGGGCCGCCCCGTGCCGCCCAGCACCACGACAGCGCACACGCAGGCAGTGGGCAGTGCGGGTCGGCAAGCGAATCGCTCGATTCCTGCGCCGCGCCAAACCTCGGTGTGGGACAATCCGCTGGCTGTGCTGGCGATTGGCATTGGGCTGGCAACGATTACAGGCATTGCGTCTTGGGCGGTGGTGAGTGCGCTGCTGAACGGCAGTCCGCCTGTGGCAACGCCATCGCCGACCGTAACGGTTGCGCCCAGCCCGACGGTGTCGCCCTCGCCCAGCCCCATCTCAACGCCTTCGCCCTCGCCCAGCCCCTCGCCCAGCCAGCCCGTCGAGTTTGACCAGCGGCTCAATTTGCGGCCCGGTTCCAACACCACGGCACGGGGCAGTCTGCGAGATAATCAGACGATTAACTACCTAATTTCGATGGAAGCGGGGGAGACGCTGACGGCGCGGCTGGATGGCGACGGCGTGATCATGACGGTGCTGAATCCCGATCGCCAGCCTGTGGACGGACAGGCTTCGCAGGTGTTGCAGTGGAGCGGCACGGCAGCCTATGCGGGGGATTACGTTGTGCAGGTGAAGCCGCTATCGGGCATTTCTCGAACGGACTATGCGTTGACTCTGAGTTTAGAAGGCGTGCCGCCGAGTCCCACGCCGCCACCACCGCCGCCGCCTGATCCGTCACCCACGCCAGAGCCACCGCCGGAAGTCGATATCCGCACCGAAACGCTGAATCTGTCGCCGGGAGAGTCGCGGGAGGTAGACAACCAGGTGCGGGCGAATCGGATGCGTCGCTATCTGGTGGATTTGCAGAGCGATCAGGGGTTAATCGTCGATATTATCCAGGGCAATGTGCAGGTCGAGATCCGCGACCCGAATGGGCGATCGCTCTCTAGTGCGTCGGGCGGCACGCTGCAAATCGGGCCGGGGCTGTCGCAGTCGGGCCGCTACCAAATCGATGTCAGCGCCAACCAGACTGTGAACTACGTGCTGCGGGCGACAGCGATTAACTAGAATCGATTAACTAAGTAGATAGACCAGATTAAAAAACAGATCCCGAACCCTGCGCCGCCCGCTGCGCGGGCGGCGCAGGGTCTTTGGGTTTTATATTTATTAATGTCCACCTACTTAGAACCATTAATCCTGATTTAGGCAGGCATGAGAGATAGTTTGGGGCTATTGGCGAAGGTCATGGGCGGTTCTGCCCTGGGGGCGATCGCCATCAAATACTTTCCACCGCTGGCGCTCGTGCCTGACAAGGTTGGCATCGTCTGGGCGATCGTGCTGACCCCGACGGGGGTGATGGCGGCGCTGCTGTGCTGGCTCACCTGGCGGCGGCGGACATCGGCATAGGCGTGCAGAATGCTGGCACATCCAGCAGATGAATCCTTTAGGACTTACGCATTTGCGATTAAGGTTTCTGGGTTTTGGACGATTTCTTGCGGGCTGCGCTTGCGAGAAATCGTCCAACTGCGTAAGTTCTA
The Thermoleptolyngbya sichuanensis A183 DNA segment above includes these coding regions:
- the alr gene encoding alanine racemase, giving the protein MLSWEHTPSLIPMQRERAWVEIDLSALAHNVQQLQMRLAAGTELMAVVKADAYGHGAVAIAQSALQAGATWLGVATIPEGIELREAGIQAPILLLGATNTAEQVQAIARWRLQPTLCTPRQALVFSETAGKLTLRQPLPVHLKLDTGMSRLGAPWQDAAAFGQLVQGLPHLHIASAYSHLATADEPDETVMRLQQRRFEAAIAQMRQAGVNPPKLHLANSAATLADSALHYDRVRVGLAMYGLYPAPHLAQGIDLRPVMQIKARVTQVKAIAPGTGVSYGYRFIADRDMTIATVAIGYADGVPRNLSNRMTGLVRGQHVPQIGAITMDQMMLDVSTIPNLQEGEVVTLLGQDGQARISADDWAETLGTISWEILCSFKHRLPRLTINQPQPARSAQQPTARPSS
- a CDS encoding HNH endonuclease; this encodes MGKVLVLNASYEPLNITSWRRAVILLIKGKAEQVEHNGKLVYDKFPLPTVIRLRHYVRVPYKEIPLTRRNILHRDSHSCQYCGYTGDELTLDHVLPRSRGGEDTWENIVTACVRCNVKKGSRTPKEANMILRRPPHRPHSGLYFEVTKHIKSGVHQEWQKYVIGI
- a CDS encoding DHH family phosphoesterase, which encodes MQLNSVPSLDVLPTDIGSGSVALGAGDRPPADGDDPFQRRADWTLSTPQGRRLTEQKTAALRQLLEQHRGDRQLIILQDFPDPDALSSAWVYKLIADQFNIRCDIVYAGTLSHQENIALVRLTGLPVQRWSYQAAKEKDLSVYGGAVFVDNQGTTTQLLSLIEQLKIPVAVVIDHHSLQGDLHAEFSDIRPQSRATATILTQYIQAGMVRLDSSNNEHVKCATALMHGLRCDTNRLMQAQEEDFLAAAYLSRYADAQLLNAVLQSSRSKRVMDVIERSLRNRIIRNNFSIAGVGYLRYDDRDAIPQAADFLVTEENVHTAVVYGIVHDEDEDLEIVIGSLRTNKLTLDPDEFIKEAFGQDAQGRYFGGGRSMAGGFEIPMGFLSGFNENSDYTRLKWEVFDSQLKQKLLRLVNPEDEVIRTS
- the corA gene encoding magnesium/cobalt transporter CorA, producing the protein MAAKPSSSNAKQAQNKQVHNKIEQFTSEALSKAFFIDGLTDEEEDDNPYLEYSYHEPGALPGTLTIEDDAPPPVITLIDYCEDSATRIPINEPEEAIPYLDAESVSWVDVKGLGSEDVLKRLGNIFNLHPLVLEDIVNVPQRPKVEEYGDQLLLITRMVTLKDSGRGFFTEQVSFILGKNYLLTVQEEPEYDSFGPVRERIRLGKGTIRSRGADYLAYCLLDSIVDGFFPVLETYGEELEELEDEVVAKPVRTTLEKIHTIKRELLNLRRSIWPMRDAISALIRDGEDLLQDEARMYLRDCYDHAVQVLDMVETYREVASSLMDVYVSSVGNRMNELMKQLTLISSIFIPLTFIAGVYGMNFNPDASPWNMPELNWYWGYPLCWAVMLLTSAGLLFYFWKRGWFENYSGIRED
- a CDS encoding adenine phosphoribosyltransferase — encoded protein: MDLKSLIRDIPDFPQPGILFRDITTLLRDPEGLRYTIDSMAERCTDLSVDYIIGMESRGFIFGAPLAYKLDAGFIPVRKPGKLPAPVHSVEYELEYGTDKLEIHRDAAEPPARILIVDDVIATGGTAAATAKLVEQTGCELAGFGFIIELTGLEGRKKLPDVPVVTLVEY
- a CDS encoding ABC transporter permease is translated as MTSRETASAQQRFLDGLVQVQRFLASETVGYVVKRLLQGALTLLLASALSFFIIQLAPGDYLDTLRQNPQISEDTLNAFREQFGLDRSPIEQYFLWLRQIFTRGNFGVSFIYSQRPVTSLLWERIPATLLLSIASLVITWAIALPLGIIGAVNQNKLIDRIFRVISYIGQGMPALIMGLLLLFLAQQLSPLVPVGGMTSINHADLTPIGKVLDIGWHMIFPTLALSLVGFAGLQRITRGELLDVLRQDYIQTARAKGLPENRVIYVHALRNALNPLVTLLGFEFASLLGGSFIVENFFNWPGLGRLVLEAITAQDLYLVMASLMMGAAMLIIGNLLADLLLKAVDPRIKLSSIQ
- a CDS encoding DUF6761 family protein, yielding MLQDAQIIRFYQRLTDALNEQWHRGYRFDELRLYLDGYLAALRHTNVVEPYLIHQLEEEATRYLYDPSSFVEPQPEPEVDFY
- a CDS encoding response regulator, producing MSAVCIQIVEGNPHLRSLLGWHLQQVGYSVYQSASLQQAKDVYLNRKPQLVVLDSDLSDGSGLEFCRWLRQQSQPFVLILSARSTESDIVAGLRAGADDYLTKPFGMQEFLARVEALTRRSRPMVAPAILDYGDLKIDLVQRRVHLKHELIDLTPQEFSLLYVLAQAGGLPLSRSELLRKAWPDAIDNHRTVDTHVLSLRKKIEVDPRQPNLIQTVRNVGYRFNTEVAGPGLVAASNPNPNHNHRAAMHSLS